Proteins encoded within one genomic window of Arachis ipaensis cultivar K30076 chromosome B08, Araip1.1, whole genome shotgun sequence:
- the LOC107611312 gene encoding cytochrome P450 71A1-like, with product MKTEIEGERRRRLRMATIVSIILKQFPCDKFNSTLYLSIVVAIIISILLVINLTITRRSKSIINLPPSPPKLPFIGNLHQLGTLPHRSFQELSNKHGPLMFLQLGQIPALVVSSADLAKEIIKNHDLVFASRPRTTAGNICIYGCKDIAFAPYNEAWRQKKKVCVVKLLSTKKVKSLLPVRQHEVAKLVATIQEACSREVSSSSCVINLSELLVATSYNIVSRCVLGQNFDFSEVSGHGSFGELGRKLVRQFGEFCVGDFFPSLGWVDAVRGLTSKFNATSVAVDAFMEGVIEEHKKNKTNNDDDDDSNKDFVAILLHLQEMGMLEFEFTREDLKAILVDMFLGATDSSSTILEWTFSELLKNKPSTMKKVQEEVRQVVGNKSMIDENDINQMNYLKCVIKEVLRLHPPLPVLVPRQTTSNSKIKGYDIPSKTTVYLNVWAIHRDPELWKDPEEFIPERFESNQIDFKGQDFQYIPFGSGRRGCPGMSFGLASTEYILANLLYWFDWKLPINEDIDMTEMSGIIVSKKVPLHLEAVMMDN from the exons atgaaaacgGAGATTGAGGGAGAAAGAAGGAGGAGGCTAAGAATGGCAACTATTGTATCCATTATTCTAAAACAATTCCCATGTGATAAGTTTAACTCAACCCTCTACCTTTCAATAGTAGTTGCCATCATTATTAGCATCCTTCTTGTGATTAATCTAACTATCACAAGAAGAAGCAAATCAATTATAAATCTTCCACCATCACCACCAAAGTTACCATTCATTGGAAACCTTCACCAACTAGGAACACTGCCACACCGTTCTTTCCAAGAACTCTCCAACAAGCATGGCCCTCTCATGTTCCTTCAGTTAGGGCAAATCCCAGCATTAGTGGTTTCATCTGCAGATTTGGCCAAGGAAATCATCAAAAACCATGATCTTGTTTTCGCGAGCCGCCCTCGAACGACGGCCGGAAATATCTGTATCTATGGCTGCAAAGACATAGCGTTTGCGCCCTACAACGAAGCATGGAGACAGAAAAAAAAAGTTTGTGTTGTTAAACTTCTAAGTACCAAAAAAGTTAAATCGCTTCTCCCTGTAAGACAACATGAGGTTGCAAAACTTGTTGCTACCATCCAAGAAGCGTGCTCAAGAGAAGTCTCATCATCATCTTGTGTGATTAATCTTAGTGAGTTGTTGGTTGCTACATCGTACAACATCGTTTCAAGATGTGTTCTTGGACAAAACTTTGATTTCTCAGAAGTTAGTGGTCATGGAAGCTTTGGAGAGCTTGGCAGGAAGTTGGTGAGGCAattcggtgagttttgtgttggtgATTTCTTCCCCTCATTGGGTTGGGTTGATGCTGTTAGAGGCTTGACTTCCAAGTTTAATGCCACTTCTGTAGCAGTAGATGCTTTCATGGAAGGAGTAATTGAagagcacaagaaaaataagacgaacaatgatgatgatgatgatagtaACAAAGACTTTGTGGCTATACTTCTTCATCTTCAAGAGATGGGTATGCTTGAATTTGAGTTCACTAGAGAAGATCTCAAAGCAATCCTAGTG GACATGTTTCTTGGAGCAACTGATTCTAGCTCCACCATTTTAGAGTGGACTTTTTCTGAGCTCCTTAAGAATAAGCCAAGTACCATGAAGAAAGTTCAAGAAGAGGTAAGACAAGTTGTGGGGAACAAATCAATGATAGATGAAAATGACATAAATCAAATGAACTATTTGAAGTGTGTGATCAAAGAAGTTCTTAGGCTACACCCACCTCTTCCTGTCTTAGTCCCTAGAcaaacaacatcaaattcaaaaataaaaggcTATGATATTCCGTCAAAAACAACTGTTTATTTGAATGTTTGGGCAATTCATAGGGACCCTGAATTATGGAAGGATCCTGAAGAATTCATTCCTGAAAGATTTGAAAGTAACCAAATTGATTTCAAAGGACAAGATTTTCAGTATATCCCTTTTGGATCCGGAAGAAGGGGTTGTCCTGGAATGTCATTTGGACTTGCTTCTACAGAATATATTCTTGCTAATCTTTTATATTGGTTTGATTGGAAGCTGCCTATAAATGAAGACATAGACATGACTGAAATGTCTGGAATCATTGTTAGCAAGAAAGTACCACTTCATCTTGAAGCCGTAATGATGGACAATTAG